A stretch of Triticum aestivum cultivar Chinese Spring chromosome 1D, IWGSC CS RefSeq v2.1, whole genome shotgun sequence DNA encodes these proteins:
- the LOC123182669 gene encoding uncharacterized protein yields the protein MGSLFSSPAGGDSLPVSKKYIGRSIRSKEKDIALRISRLVDIAIEHYNSNNPGAEFQYPEYPPQSTTEMKAACIGFRGTFWYHLGFSAHPMDATAETQHFFAELYFDRQYLELAVETCIILEKPLCRFSSSCAFCPDESNILHPSDEEFVCGKQDHKKEFFRRRDMLVRPFSSFMTPPDIDNTVIDIDSTEDP from the exons ATGGGTTCCTTATTCTCTTCCCCTGCCGGCGGCGACTCTCTCCCAGTCTCAAAAAAGTACATTGGCCGCTCTATTAGGTCAAAAGA AAAAGACATCGCCCTCCGAATTTCTAGGCTTGTCGACATCGCCATCGAACATTACAACTCCAACAATCCA GGTGCCGAGTTCCAGTATCCTGAGTATCCTCCCCAGTCGACCACGGAGATGAAGGCTGCCTGCATCGGTTTTAGGGGAACTTTCTGGTACCACCTCGGCTTTTCGGCTCACCCCATGGATGCCACCGCCGAGACGCAACACTTTTTCGCTGAGCTATATTTTGATAGACAGTACCTCGAACTAGCCGTTGAAACATGCATCATCTTAG AAAAGCCATTGTGCCGCTTTAGCAGCTCGTGTGCATTTTGTCCGGACGAATCCAATATCTTGCACCCAAGTGATGAAGAATTTGTTTGTGGAAAGCAAGATCACAAAAAAGAATTCTTCCGCAGGAGAGATATGCTAGTGCGGCCATTCAGTTCTTTTATGACACCTCCTGATATAGATAACACCGTCATAGACATAGATAGCACCGAAGATCCATGA